The following are encoded together in the Microcoleus sp. FACHB-68 genome:
- a CDS encoding DUF370 domain-containing protein yields MDIQLINIGFGNIVSANRVVAIVSPESAPIKRIISDARDRGQLIDATYGRRTRAVIITDSSHVILSAIQPETVAHRFVISKDGQSVS; encoded by the coding sequence ATGGACATTCAACTTATCAATATCGGTTTTGGTAACATCGTGTCTGCCAACCGAGTCGTTGCCATTGTCAGTCCTGAGTCTGCCCCTATTAAGCGGATCATTAGTGATGCACGGGATAGGGGACAGTTGATTGACGCTACTTACGGTCGTCGAACGCGGGCCGTTATCATTACCGATTCCAGCCACGTCATCCTTTCGGCAATTCAGCCGGAAACCGTCGCCCATCGCTTTGTCATCAGTAAAGACGGTCAGAGTGTCAGTTAA